A single window of Leptolyngbya ohadii IS1 DNA harbors:
- a CDS encoding dolichyl-phosphate-mannose--protein mannosyltransferase, which produces MRIMPSIAPPSKPVPPGIPWFSLGLVALFLASLALRFWELSRFNTLVFDEVYYAKFSSNWLKGEIIFTGHPPLSTYIIAFGIWLGEKLPWSGDMKNSLAGLMISPFSYRWLNAFTGALIPLIVATIAYQLTHRRSFALIAGFLMAIDGLFLVESRYALNNVYLVLFGLLGQVGFLAALQTQSLKRWLWLFFAGICFGATAAIKWNGLGFLLGIYLLWIGAWLLHWRLPAADRSSQLPSTNRPEPKSRLPLQNLTQLRLGHFLIALAIVPALTYYASWIPYMQVDGETLNFWQLQYKTYDYHRRVGGLEAHPYCSLWFSWLVMSRPVAYFYKLGSTPDDPAVISGVPSPASQGSYIFDVHAMGNPFLWWASTIAILLFVGIFLTIATVFLIQRWQITQHQREKFTLEQTPTGWIVAYLVLGWGANLLPWLSVKRCTFLYHYMPSLVFAVMALAFILDRWLQGTVFSRKVTAIAVLITLLLAFLFWMPLYLGLPLTPESIALRRWFTSWI; this is translated from the coding sequence ATGCGGATCATGCCTTCGATCGCCCCTCCATCTAAGCCTGTTCCCCCTGGAATTCCCTGGTTTAGCCTGGGTTTGGTTGCTCTCTTTCTGGCTTCTCTGGCACTTCGCTTTTGGGAACTCAGCCGCTTTAATACCCTGGTTTTTGACGAGGTTTACTACGCTAAATTCTCAAGTAACTGGCTGAAAGGGGAAATTATCTTCACCGGGCATCCGCCGCTCAGCACCTACATCATTGCCTTTGGCATCTGGTTGGGAGAAAAGCTGCCCTGGAGTGGCGATATGAAGAATAGCCTGGCGGGACTGATGATTTCGCCCTTTAGCTACCGCTGGCTGAATGCGTTCACGGGAGCATTGATTCCGCTGATTGTGGCAACGATCGCCTATCAGCTCACCCACCGTCGCAGCTTTGCCCTAATTGCGGGATTTCTCATGGCGATCGATGGACTCTTCCTGGTGGAGTCCCGCTATGCGCTAAATAACGTCTATCTGGTGCTGTTTGGATTGCTGGGACAAGTGGGTTTTCTGGCAGCACTACAAACTCAATCCCTGAAGCGATGGCTCTGGCTCTTCTTTGCTGGAATTTGTTTTGGGGCAACGGCGGCGATCAAGTGGAACGGGTTGGGTTTCCTGCTGGGAATTTACCTGCTGTGGATAGGGGCTTGGCTCCTGCACTGGCGGCTTCCTGCTGCCGATCGTTCCTCGCAGCTGCCTTCGACGAATCGTCCTGAACCCAAATCACGCCTGCCGCTGCAAAACCTGACTCAGCTTCGTTTGGGACATTTTTTGATTGCCCTGGCGATCGTCCCAGCATTGACCTACTACGCCAGCTGGATTCCCTATATGCAGGTGGATGGGGAGACGCTAAACTTCTGGCAACTCCAGTACAAAACCTACGACTATCACCGTCGCGTGGGTGGCTTAGAGGCGCATCCCTACTGCTCCCTCTGGTTTAGCTGGTTGGTTATGTCTCGTCCGGTTGCCTATTTCTACAAGCTGGGTTCCACGCCAGACGATCCGGCGGTAATTTCAGGGGTTCCCTCTCCTGCGAGTCAGGGCAGCTATATTTTCGACGTTCACGCGATGGGAAATCCTTTCCTATGGTGGGCTTCCACGATCGCCATCCTGCTTTTTGTGGGGATCTTTCTGACCATTGCAACGGTATTTCTAATCCAGCGCTGGCAGATTACACAGCATCAGAGGGAAAAATTTACCCTTGAGCAGACTCCCACAGGTTGGATTGTTGCCTATCTGGTACTGGGCTGGGGAGCGAATTTGCTGCCGTGGTTGAGCGTTAAACGCTGTACCTTTCTCTACCACTACATGCCGTCCCTCGTCTTTGCAGTCATGGCACTCGCCTTTATCCTCGACCGCTGGCTGCAAGGCACCGTATTCTCGCGGAAAGTTACAGCGATCGCTGTTCTAATCACCCTACTCCTCGCCTTCCTGTTCTGGATGCCGCTTTACCTGGGACTGCCCCTCACGCCAGAATCGATCGCCCTCCGCCGCTGGTTCACTTCCTGGATCTAG
- the trmB gene encoding tRNA (guanosine(46)-N7)-methyltransferase TrmB, translating into MAVVRVRQHVNPLSDKYQQPASAPVWEKVYAELKQPLHLDIGCARGQFVLEMAQQLPLWNFLGLEIREPLVIQANKLREEAGLTNLHYVFCNANNSVRSLLASLPAGVLQRVSIQFPDPWFKKRHQKRRVVQPELVAELAEFLPVGGTVFLQSDVEEVAIEMCDRFQEHPGFVRQNQEWLKENPLSVQTERERSTLERGEPVYRAVFERQGQED; encoded by the coding sequence GTGGCAGTCGTTCGTGTGCGTCAGCACGTTAATCCGCTGAGTGATAAGTATCAGCAGCCTGCGTCTGCTCCGGTGTGGGAGAAGGTTTATGCGGAACTGAAGCAGCCGTTGCATCTGGATATTGGCTGTGCGCGGGGGCAGTTTGTGCTGGAGATGGCGCAGCAGCTTCCCCTGTGGAATTTTTTGGGGCTGGAGATTCGGGAACCGCTGGTGATTCAAGCGAATAAGCTGCGCGAGGAGGCGGGACTGACGAATTTGCACTATGTCTTCTGCAATGCGAATAACTCGGTTCGATCGCTGCTTGCATCCCTTCCGGCGGGAGTTTTGCAGCGGGTCAGCATTCAGTTTCCCGATCCCTGGTTTAAGAAGCGGCATCAGAAGCGGCGGGTAGTTCAGCCCGAACTGGTTGCAGAACTGGCGGAATTTTTGCCTGTAGGCGGGACGGTCTTTTTGCAGTCTGATGTGGAAGAAGTGGCGATCGAGATGTGCGATCGGTTTCAGGAACATCCGGGATTCGTGCGGCAGAATCAGGAATGGCTGAAAGAAAATCCGCTGTCGGTGCAGACGGAACGGGAGCGATCGACTTTGGAGCGGGGGGAACCTGTGTATCGGGCTGTGTTTGAGCGGCAAGGGCAGGAAGATTAG
- a CDS encoding metallophosphoesterase, with protein MAVVRVRQHVNPLSDKYQQPASAPVWEKVYAELKQPLHLDIGCARGQFVLEMAQQLPLWNFLGLEIREPLVIQANKLREEAGLTNLHYVFCNANNSVRSLLASLPAGVLQRVSIPAIEQALDHLTQLDLDFLLLPGDLTQHGEPENHAWLADRLSCLPFPAYVIPGNPHTPPPLKKLYSHQAFNISALVSCLSVSASALSATLTSPFRIPSGILPTAFTWSKSAFRRSSKP; from the coding sequence GTGGCAGTCGTTCGTGTGCGTCAGCACGTTAATCCGCTGAGTGATAAGTATCAGCAGCCTGCGTCTGCTCCGGTGTGGGAGAAGGTTTATGCGGAACTGAAGCAGCCGTTGCATCTGGATATTGGCTGTGCGCGGGGGCAGTTTGTGCTGGAGATGGCGCAGCAGCTTCCCCTGTGGAATTTTTTGGGGCTGGAGATTCGGGAACCGCTGGTGATTCAAGCGAATAAGCTGCGCGAGGAGGCGGGACTGACGAATTTGCACTATGTCTTCTGCAATGCGAATAACTCGGTTCGATCGCTGCTTGCATCCCTTCCGGCGGGAGTTTTGCAGCGGGTCAGCATTCCGGCGATCGAGCAAGCCCTAGACCACCTCACCCAGCTTGATCTCGATTTCCTGCTGCTTCCCGGTGATCTGACCCAGCACGGCGAACCTGAAAATCACGCTTGGTTAGCCGATCGCCTTTCCTGTCTGCCCTTTCCTGCCTATGTGATTCCGGGCAACCCCCACACTCCCCCCCCCCTCAAAAAGTTATACTCGCACCAAGCCTTTAATATCTCAGCTTTAGTATCATGTCTCTCCGTTTCCGCTTCGGCATTATCAGCGACCCTCACATCGCCCTTCCGCATACCATCTGGGATTCTCCCCACCGCTTTCACCTGGTCGAAGTCAGCATTCCGGCGATCGAGCAAGCCCTAG
- a CDS encoding metallophosphoesterase family protein, producing MWDSPHRFHLVEVSIPAIEQALDHLTQLDLDFLLLPGDLTQHGEPENHAWLADRLSCLPFPAYVIPGNHDIPHAFATDKSIGLKEFPHYYQKFGYSNPDQPYYTCEILPGVRLIGLNSNTFNAEGQQGHTGYLDPEQMAWLQQVLSEATGEVILVMVHHNVLEHLPRQSQNPMGQRYMLSNAPELLTLLRQANAQLLFTGHLHVQDIAQQGNLSEITTGSLVSYPHPYRVLEYRQEQQATTLQIESHHITDVPDFPNLSHHSREWMGDRSRSFMLKLLTQPPLNLPLETAEQYAPSLRYFWADIAKGDSQFYFPEFPPQLNQYFAQFGAITPSGNCEATVPNGAGKPIDNQAVLTLKDLEE from the coding sequence ATCTGGGATTCTCCCCACCGCTTTCACCTGGTCGAAGTCAGCATTCCGGCGATCGAGCAAGCCCTAGACCACCTCACCCAGCTTGATCTCGATTTCCTGCTGCTTCCCGGTGATCTGACCCAGCACGGCGAACCTGAAAATCACGCTTGGTTAGCCGATCGCCTTTCCTGTCTGCCCTTTCCTGCCTATGTGATTCCGGGCAACCACGACATTCCCCACGCCTTCGCGACGGATAAATCGATCGGCTTAAAGGAATTCCCCCACTACTATCAAAAATTCGGCTACAGCAATCCTGACCAGCCCTACTACACCTGCGAAATTCTGCCGGGAGTGCGGCTGATCGGACTTAATTCCAACACCTTCAACGCCGAGGGACAGCAGGGACACACAGGCTACCTCGACCCGGAACAAATGGCATGGCTTCAGCAGGTGCTATCTGAGGCAACGGGCGAAGTCATCCTGGTCATGGTGCATCACAACGTCCTGGAACACCTGCCCAGACAGTCCCAAAACCCGATGGGACAACGCTATATGCTGTCCAATGCCCCGGAGCTACTGACTCTCCTGCGACAGGCAAACGCTCAGCTTCTCTTCACTGGACATCTCCACGTCCAGGACATCGCCCAGCAGGGCAACCTCTCCGAAATCACTACCGGATCGCTCGTCAGCTATCCCCACCCCTATCGCGTTCTGGAATATCGCCAGGAGCAGCAGGCAACCACGCTGCAAATCGAATCCCACCACATCACAGACGTTCCCGACTTCCCCAACCTCTCTCACCACTCGCGGGAATGGATGGGCGATCGATCGCGCTCCTTCATGCTCAAACTCCTGACCCAGCCCCCGCTAAACCTCCCCCTGGAAACCGCAGAACAATACGCCCCTTCTCTCCGCTACTTCTGGGCAGACATTGCCAAAGGCGATAGCCAGTTTTATTTCCCGGAGTTTCCGCCGCAGCTCAATCAATACTTTGCTCAGTTTGGGGCGATTACCCCTTCGGGGAACTGCGAAGCAACCGTTCCTAATGGGGCAGGGAAGCCGATCGATAATCAGGCAGTTCTTACACTCAAAGATTTAGAGGAGTAG
- a CDS encoding DUF4347 domain-containing protein, which translates to MSPSSPAEAMLGRSHVAFVDSTLPDYKALVAGLKPGTEVHILAPDENEITQISQVLADRTGIKSLAIITHGSEASLELGSTRLNSATLSEYEEDLQGWAKSLSEGGDLLFYGCNVAAGEAGKAFVQQLHQVTGADVAASDDLTGSTLAGGNWELEYQVGKVESVGQLQPEQDYNHVLATSKQDNAALSRLVLKAVRQAKFDQVIDFGPVEDVFGPSPASRIAHTPNVDVAVIELDRNGKAKAVADVLLSRDYSKGLSVPINQNSGTDAVRWRKWDIDRWNGGTFDDSGTQLTTKGWDTNPPFTAADDIVSGRRNAPYQFMSPYPASLFKLLVAYYVMDLVDEGKLSLNQRYTYSVTGETRSIRRWMNPMITYSDNPSTRALVKLLHDRNEIRGMNAEFRRLGLGTLQVNGTDPTTGGNWQPGQIHMTALDTARLLWLINGTSNDEQVLWDKPNGKPVTSAELSDGSRNFLKRLLANQGFNEVLSTSNFGTFRKNGKLFGAPNTRPGIPAVVPKQWIDSKDGTVTVDGIPYGQDVRPFNKEAAEVKFLHKTGLTFNYGSDAGIVQSLPGKPERQYIIAFLANLGYRYADPVFADRTSYPYLDPVGGIAYTQKIPALGKQIDGGIKAQNR; encoded by the coding sequence ATGTCACCTTCTTCCCCTGCTGAGGCGATGCTAGGTCGCAGCCATGTTGCTTTTGTAGATAGTACGCTTCCAGACTACAAAGCACTTGTTGCTGGACTGAAACCGGGAACCGAGGTGCATATTCTGGCTCCTGACGAAAACGAAATTACCCAGATCAGTCAAGTTCTTGCAGATCGGACAGGCATCAAGAGTCTGGCAATCATCACTCATGGGAGTGAGGCAAGCTTGGAGTTAGGGAGTACCAGGCTCAATTCAGCGACCCTTAGTGAGTATGAGGAGGATTTGCAGGGCTGGGCAAAGTCATTGTCAGAAGGGGGAGACCTTTTGTTCTATGGCTGTAATGTCGCGGCAGGGGAGGCGGGTAAAGCATTTGTACAGCAACTGCATCAGGTTACAGGAGCAGATGTTGCTGCCTCGGATGACTTGACTGGCAGTACCCTTGCTGGGGGGAACTGGGAACTGGAATATCAGGTTGGCAAGGTTGAATCCGTAGGGCAATTGCAGCCAGAGCAAGACTATAACCATGTTTTAGCAACGTCGAAACAGGACAATGCGGCTTTAAGCCGATTAGTTTTGAAAGCCGTTCGTCAAGCTAAATTTGACCAGGTGATTGACTTCGGACCCGTAGAAGATGTGTTTGGACCCAGCCCTGCCTCCCGGATAGCGCATACGCCAAATGTCGATGTCGCCGTAATTGAACTCGATCGCAACGGCAAAGCAAAAGCAGTGGCGGATGTTCTCCTGTCGCGTGACTACTCCAAGGGGTTAAGCGTTCCCATCAATCAAAATAGCGGCACGGATGCAGTTCGCTGGCGTAAGTGGGATATCGATCGCTGGAACGGCGGGACTTTCGACGACAGCGGGACTCAGCTCACGACGAAGGGATGGGATACAAATCCACCTTTTACAGCCGCAGACGATATCGTGTCGGGACGTAGGAATGCCCCCTATCAATTTATGTCTCCATATCCTGCCTCTTTGTTTAAGCTGCTGGTGGCTTACTATGTCATGGATCTGGTGGATGAAGGCAAGCTCTCGCTGAACCAGCGTTATACCTACTCGGTCACGGGAGAGACGCGATCGATTCGCCGCTGGATGAATCCAATGATTACCTATTCGGATAATCCCTCAACCCGTGCATTGGTTAAACTCCTGCACGATCGCAATGAAATTAGGGGCATGAATGCAGAGTTCCGTCGTCTGGGGTTAGGCACGCTACAGGTAAATGGCACTGACCCGACCACAGGCGGCAATTGGCAACCGGGGCAGATTCACATGACGGCACTGGATACAGCCCGATTGCTATGGCTGATTAATGGAACAAGCAACGATGAGCAAGTGCTGTGGGACAAGCCGAATGGAAAACCAGTCACTTCGGCTGAATTAAGCGATGGTTCGCGCAACTTTCTCAAGCGGCTTCTGGCAAATCAGGGCTTTAACGAAGTCCTGTCTACGTCCAACTTCGGCACGTTTCGCAAGAACGGAAAACTATTTGGTGCGCCCAACACCCGTCCTGGCATTCCGGCAGTGGTTCCAAAACAATGGATCGACTCCAAAGATGGAACCGTAACGGTTGACGGGATTCCCTACGGTCAGGATGTTCGTCCGTTCAACAAAGAAGCGGCTGAAGTGAAGTTTTTACACAAGACCGGGCTAACGTTCAATTATGGCTCCGACGCTGGAATTGTCCAATCCCTACCCGGAAAGCCTGAGCGCCAATACATCATCGCTTTTCTGGCGAATTTAGGATACCGATACGCTGATCCTGTCTTTGCCGATCGCACCAGCTACCCCTATCTCGATCCGGTTGGCGGAATTGCCTACACCCAGAAGATTCCAGCATTAGGCAAGCAAATAGACGGTGGAATTAAGGCACAAAATCGCTGA
- the rpsL gene encoding 30S ribosomal protein S12: MPTIQQLIHTERQKITKKTKSPALKSCPQRRGVCTRVYTTTPKKPNSALRKVARVRLTSGFEVTAYIPGIGHNLQEHSVVMIRGGRVKDLPGVRYHIIRGTLDTAGVKDRKQGRSKYGAKRPKAAAK; this comes from the coding sequence ATGCCAACGATTCAGCAGCTAATCCACACCGAACGCCAAAAAATCACCAAGAAAACCAAATCTCCCGCTCTCAAGAGCTGCCCTCAGCGTCGCGGCGTTTGCACGAGGGTTTATACCACTACGCCCAAGAAGCCGAACTCAGCCCTGCGTAAAGTTGCGCGGGTTCGCCTCACCTCCGGCTTTGAAGTTACCGCTTACATTCCCGGAATTGGTCACAACCTCCAGGAACACTCTGTTGTGATGATTCGCGGCGGACGGGTAAAAGATCTTCCCGGCGTTCGCTATCACATCATCCGTGGAACGCTGGATACTGCTGGCGTGAAAGACCGGAAGCAGGGACGATCGAAGTACGGTGCGAAGCGTCCGAAGGCAGCAGCCAAGTAA
- the rpsG gene encoding 30S ribosomal protein S7, whose translation MSRRTSAQKRPTPADPVYNSKLVNMIVVRLMRSGKKSISYRIVYDAFKIIQERTGNEPLEVFERAIKNATPLVEVKARRVGGATYQVPMEVRSDRGTALALRWLTTYSRQRPGKSMASRLANELMDAANETGSTIKKREETHRMAEANKAFAHYRY comes from the coding sequence ATGTCCCGTCGTACCTCTGCTCAAAAACGTCCTACGCCAGCCGATCCGGTTTACAACAGCAAACTGGTGAACATGATTGTGGTTCGCCTCATGCGAAGCGGCAAAAAGTCGATCTCCTACCGGATTGTTTACGATGCGTTCAAAATCATCCAGGAGCGCACAGGCAACGAACCGCTAGAAGTGTTTGAGCGGGCAATCAAAAACGCCACTCCCCTGGTTGAAGTGAAGGCGCGTCGGGTCGGCGGTGCAACCTATCAGGTGCCGATGGAAGTCCGCTCCGATCGCGGTACGGCACTGGCACTGCGCTGGCTGACCACCTATTCCCGTCAGCGTCCCGGCAAATCGATGGCAAGCCGTCTGGCAAACGAACTGATGGATGCCGCCAACGAAACAGGAAGCACCATCAAGAAGCGGGAAGAAACCCACCGGATGGCAGAAGCCAACAAAGCCTTCGCCCACTATCGTTACTAA
- the fusA gene encoding elongation factor G: MARTVPLERVRNIGIAAHIDAGKTTTTERILFYSGVVHKMGEVHEGTAVTDWMEQERERGITITAAAISTQWTRRDPENPTQPKPGEPEYRINIIDTPGHVDFTIEVERSMRVLDGVITVLCSVGGVQPQTETVWRQADRYKVPRFIFVNKMDRTGANFYKVYNQVVDRLRTNAVPIQLPIGAEDQLRGIVDLVRMKAYRYTNDLGTDIQVTDIPEDMQELVQEYRTKLVESVAETDDELIEKYLGGEELTEDEIRMGLRKGTIAGTIVPMLCGSAFKNKGVQLMLDAVIDYLPAPSEVPPIQGILPDGEVAVRHADDKEPLAALAFKIMADPYGRLTFVRVYSGVLTKGSYVYNATKGKKERISRLIVLKADDRQEVDELRAGDLGAALGLKDTFTGDTICEEASPIILESLFVPEPVISVAVEPKTKQDMDKLSKALQALSEEDPTFRVSVDPETNQTVIAGMGELHLDILVDRMKREYKVEANVGAPQVAYRETIRKPIRTEGKFVRQSGGKGQYGHVVIEVQPGEPGSGFEFVSKIVGGAIPKEYVAPAEQGMKEACESGIIAGYPVIDLKVTLIDGSFHEVDSSEMAFKIAGSMAIKDAVQKASPVLLEPMMKVEVEVPEDFIGNVIGDLNSRRGQIEGQDTEQGIAKVTSKVPLAEMFGYATDIRSKTQGRGIFTMEFSNYEEVPRNVAETIIAKSKGNA, from the coding sequence GTGGCACGGACTGTCCCGCTAGAACGGGTGAGAAACATTGGCATCGCCGCGCACATTGACGCGGGTAAAACAACGACAACTGAACGAATTCTGTTTTACTCCGGTGTGGTTCACAAGATGGGAGAGGTTCACGAAGGAACCGCCGTCACCGACTGGATGGAACAGGAGCGGGAACGGGGAATCACGATCACGGCTGCTGCCATCAGTACGCAGTGGACTCGTCGCGATCCAGAAAATCCCACCCAGCCGAAGCCCGGTGAACCCGAATATCGCATCAATATTATTGATACTCCCGGTCACGTAGACTTCACGATCGAAGTAGAACGCTCGATGCGGGTACTGGACGGTGTAATTACCGTGCTTTGCTCCGTGGGTGGCGTTCAACCCCAAACCGAAACCGTTTGGCGGCAAGCCGATCGCTATAAGGTTCCGCGTTTCATCTTCGTCAACAAGATGGATCGCACCGGAGCGAATTTCTATAAGGTTTACAATCAGGTTGTGGATCGCCTGCGGACGAATGCAGTGCCGATCCAGCTGCCGATCGGGGCGGAAGATCAGCTTCGCGGCATTGTTGACCTGGTGCGGATGAAGGCATACCGTTACACCAACGACCTTGGCACGGATATTCAGGTAACGGACATTCCTGAGGATATGCAGGAATTGGTGCAGGAATACCGCACGAAGCTGGTGGAATCCGTTGCCGAAACCGACGACGAGCTGATTGAGAAATACCTGGGCGGCGAAGAACTCACTGAAGACGAAATTCGGATGGGTTTGCGGAAAGGAACCATCGCCGGAACGATCGTCCCCATGCTGTGCGGCTCTGCCTTTAAGAATAAGGGTGTGCAGCTGATGCTGGATGCGGTGATCGACTATCTGCCTGCCCCGTCTGAAGTGCCTCCGATTCAGGGTATTCTGCCCGATGGAGAAGTGGCGGTACGTCATGCCGACGACAAAGAGCCGCTGGCAGCCCTGGCGTTTAAGATCATGGCTGATCCCTACGGTCGCCTCACCTTTGTCCGCGTGTATTCCGGTGTCCTAACGAAGGGCAGCTACGTCTACAACGCAACGAAGGGCAAGAAAGAGCGGATTTCTCGCCTGATTGTCTTAAAGGCTGACGATCGCCAGGAGGTAGATGAGCTTCGGGCAGGGGATCTGGGTGCAGCACTTGGACTCAAGGACACCTTCACCGGAGACACCATCTGCGAAGAGGCTTCCCCGATCATTCTGGAGTCGCTGTTTGTCCCTGAGCCTGTGATTTCGGTCGCGGTTGAGCCGAAGACCAAGCAGGACATGGACAAGCTTTCAAAAGCACTCCAGGCACTGTCGGAGGAAGATCCAACCTTCCGCGTCAGCGTAGACCCCGAAACCAACCAGACTGTGATTGCCGGAATGGGTGAACTTCACCTGGATATTCTGGTCGATCGCATGAAGCGCGAGTACAAGGTTGAAGCGAACGTGGGTGCGCCCCAGGTAGCATACCGGGAAACGATCCGGAAACCGATTCGCACGGAGGGCAAGTTCGTCCGGCAGAGCGGCGGTAAGGGTCAGTACGGTCACGTGGTGATCGAGGTGCAGCCGGGTGAACCGGGATCGGGCTTTGAGTTTGTCTCGAAGATCGTGGGTGGCGCAATTCCGAAGGAATATGTTGCCCCAGCGGAACAAGGGATGAAGGAAGCCTGCGAGTCCGGCATTATTGCTGGGTATCCAGTGATCGACTTGAAGGTAACATTAATAGATGGGTCGTTCCACGAGGTTGACTCGTCCGAAATGGCTTTCAAGATCGCTGGTTCGATGGCGATCAAGGATGCTGTGCAGAAAGCATCGCCTGTTCTGTTAGAGCCTATGATGAAGGTAGAGGTCGAAGTTCCCGAAGACTTCATCGGAAACGTCATTGGTGATCTCAACTCTCGCCGAGGGCAGATCGAAGGACAGGACACCGAGCAGGGAATTGCAAAGGTAACTTCCAAAGTCCCTCTCGCGGAGATGTTTGGATATGCTACCGATATCCGGTCGAAGACCCAGGGTCGTGGCATATTCACGATGGAATTCAGCAACTATGAGGAAGTTCCTCGCAACGTGGCTGAAACCATCATCGCAAAGAGCAAAGGGAACGCATAG
- the tuf gene encoding elongation factor Tu, with translation MARAKFERTKPHVNIGTIGHVDHGKTTLTAAITMTLAALGQAQARKYDEIDAAPEEKARGITINTAHVEYETENRHYAHVDCPGHADYVKNMITGAAQMDGAILVVAATDGAMPQTKEHILLAKQVGVPSIVVFLNKVDMVDDEELLELVELELRELLSEYEFPGDDLPIVRGSGLKALEAMIANPKTGRGDNEWVDRIYELMDAVDSSIPTPERDVDKPFLMAVEDVFTITGRGTVATGRIERGKVKLNDTVELVGIRDTRTTTVTGIEMFKKSLDEGMAGDNAGLLLRGLKKEDIERGMVLAKPGSITPHTEFEGEVYVLTEKEGGRKTPFFAGYKPQFYVRTTDVTGSIESFTADDGSNAEMVMPGDRIKMNVKLINPIAIEQGMRFAIREGGRTIGAGVVSKIVK, from the coding sequence ATGGCACGCGCAAAGTTTGAACGGACTAAACCCCACGTCAACATTGGTACGATCGGTCACGTTGACCACGGCAAAACCACGCTGACGGCTGCGATCACAATGACCCTGGCTGCTCTGGGACAGGCGCAAGCTCGTAAATATGACGAAATTGACGCGGCTCCTGAAGAAAAAGCACGGGGTATTACGATCAACACCGCTCACGTAGAGTACGAAACAGAAAATCGTCACTACGCCCATGTGGACTGTCCGGGACACGCTGACTACGTGAAGAACATGATCACGGGTGCAGCACAGATGGACGGTGCAATCCTGGTGGTGGCAGCAACCGACGGTGCAATGCCCCAAACCAAGGAGCACATTCTGCTGGCGAAGCAGGTGGGTGTACCTAGTATCGTGGTCTTCCTGAACAAGGTAGACATGGTGGACGACGAAGAACTGCTGGAACTGGTTGAACTCGAACTGCGTGAACTGCTGAGCGAGTATGAGTTCCCCGGTGACGATCTGCCGATCGTCCGTGGTTCGGGTCTGAAGGCTCTGGAAGCCATGATCGCTAACCCCAAGACGGGTCGCGGCGACAACGAGTGGGTTGACAGGATCTATGAGCTGATGGATGCCGTTGACTCCTCGATTCCTACTCCTGAGCGGGATGTGGACAAGCCCTTCCTGATGGCGGTTGAGGACGTATTCACGATCACGGGTCGGGGTACGGTTGCCACCGGACGGATTGAGCGTGGAAAGGTGAAGCTGAACGACACCGTTGAACTGGTGGGTATCCGCGACACCCGCACCACGACCGTTACTGGAATCGAGATGTTCAAGAAGAGCCTCGACGAAGGGATGGCTGGAGACAACGCCGGTCTGCTGCTTCGCGGTCTGAAGAAAGAAGACATCGAGCGCGGTATGGTGCTGGCAAAGCCCGGTTCGATCACGCCCCACACCGAATTCGAGGGTGAAGTGTACGTGCTGACCGAGAAAGAGGGTGGTCGCAAAACCCCCTTCTTCGCAGGCTACAAGCCCCAGTTCTACGTTCGTACAACTGACGTGACGGGTTCGATCGAATCCTTCACCGCAGACGATGGCAGCAACGCCGAAATGGTGATGCCCGGCGATCGTATCAAGATGAACGTGAAGCTGATCAACCCGATCGCAATTGAACAGGGAATGCGCTTCGCAATCCGTGAAGGTGGTCGGACAATCGGTGCAGGCGTGGTTTCTAAGATCGTCAAGTAA
- the rpsJ gene encoding 30S ribosomal protein S10: MATIQQQKIRIRLKAFDRRLLDTSCEKIVDTANRTNATAIGPIPLPTKRRIYCVLRSPHVDKDSREHFETRTHRRIIDIYQPSSKTIDALMKLDLPAGVDIEVKL; this comes from the coding sequence ATGGCAACGATTCAACAGCAAAAAATTCGGATTCGACTGAAGGCGTTCGATCGCCGCTTACTGGACACCTCCTGCGAAAAGATTGTAGATACGGCAAACCGGACAAACGCTACAGCCATTGGTCCGATTCCTCTGCCGACGAAGCGACGGATCTATTGCGTACTGCGTTCTCCCCACGTCGATAAGGACTCGCGGGAACACTTTGAGACCCGGACGCACCGCCGTATTATTGACATTTATCAGCCCTCCTCGAAGACGATCGATGCGCTAATGAAGCTCGATTTACCCGCAGGTGTGGATATTGAAGTCAAGCTGTAG